From the Candidatus Brocadiia bacterium genome, one window contains:
- the atpC gene encoding ATP synthase F1 subunit epsilon: MKTFDLEIVTPERKVYKGAPYSLIVPAHTGYLGIMANHAPFLGILGKGKVTIRIEASENQAYEITGGLIDVGSNKVTILADEVK, encoded by the coding sequence ATGAAAACTTTCGATTTAGAAATCGTAACTCCCGAGCGTAAAGTATATAAAGGCGCGCCGTATTCGCTCATTGTCCCGGCCCATACCGGCTACCTTGGTATAATGGCCAACCACGCGCCATTTCTGGGAATACTCGGCAAAGGCAAGGTTACTATACGAATTGAAGCTTCGGAAAACCAAGCCTATGAAATAACAGGCGGGCTGATAGATGTCGGCTCCAACAAGGTGACTATTTTGGCTGATGAGGTTAAGTAA
- the dnaJ gene encoding molecular chaperone DnaJ — MPESKKDYYELLGVPKNSSTEDIKKAFRKMALKYHPDRNPDNKAEAEKKFKEIAEAYEILSDPEKRANYDRFGHEGVKGYTTHGFSGYEDIFENFSDIFSGDSMFSSFFGGRSGSRRRTQRGSNLRVEITIPFKESATGTEKTITLKRNELCKECRGTGARKGSDSINCPTCGGRGEVIQGGGFFTIRTACPQCQGAGKIIKTPCSSCQGGGRVRESHEIKVKIPAGIEDNTRMRLSGQGEPSPDGSVRGDLYCDVFVAPDHIFERAHNDAIIEMPISYTQAALGAEIEVPTLNGTAKMKIPKGTKSGQVFRLKNQGFPDMHGGRKGHQLVRVMIDGTENLTPRQEELLKELSKTETPGQINRARKINLWDHPPEE; from the coding sequence ATGCCTGAATCTAAAAAAGATTATTACGAGCTTTTAGGAGTGCCCAAGAATTCCTCAACCGAGGATATCAAGAAGGCTTTCCGCAAAATGGCCCTAAAATACCACCCGGACCGCAATCCTGATAACAAAGCCGAGGCGGAGAAAAAGTTCAAAGAAATTGCCGAGGCCTACGAAATCCTGAGCGACCCGGAAAAACGCGCCAATTACGACCGTTTCGGCCATGAAGGCGTTAAAGGTTATACCACCCACGGGTTCTCGGGATATGAGGATATCTTTGAAAACTTCAGCGATATATTCTCCGGTGATTCGATGTTCTCCTCGTTTTTCGGAGGCAGATCGGGCTCCCGGCGCCGAACACAGCGAGGCAGTAACCTGCGGGTAGAGATTACTATACCGTTCAAGGAATCGGCTACAGGCACAGAGAAAACTATTACGCTCAAACGCAACGAACTCTGCAAGGAATGCCGGGGCACCGGCGCCCGAAAGGGTTCGGATTCAATCAATTGTCCAACCTGCGGCGGCCGGGGCGAGGTCATTCAGGGCGGCGGGTTCTTCACTATTAGAACTGCTTGCCCCCAATGCCAAGGAGCGGGCAAAATAATCAAGACGCCCTGCTCTTCCTGCCAAGGTGGCGGCCGGGTTCGGGAATCGCACGAAATCAAGGTCAAGATACCGGCCGGCATCGAGGACAATACCCGGATGCGACTATCCGGCCAGGGAGAACCATCACCGGACGGCTCGGTTCGGGGCGACCTTTACTGTGATGTTTTCGTAGCGCCGGACCATATTTTTGAGCGTGCCCATAATGACGCAATTATAGAGATGCCCATATCATATACCCAAGCGGCTCTGGGTGCGGAAATTGAGGTGCCCACACTGAACGGAACAGCCAAGATGAAGATACCCAAAGGAACCAAGAGCGGACAGGTGTTCCGGCTGAAAAACCAGGGATTCCCGGATATGCATGGCGGACGCAAGGGACACCAGCTGGTTCGGGTGATGATTGACGGAACAGAAAACCTGACACCTCGCCAGGAAGAACTACTTAAAGAACTGTCTAAAACCGAGACCCCGGGCCAAATTAACAGGGCGCGTAAGATAAACCTCTGGGACCATCCGCCGGAGGAGTAA
- the grpE gene encoding nucleotide exchange factor GrpE, with the protein MKKKPEEPKEQQPVIPSEEAAPQMPGIPPKIPRPNSGQIQEQPENGKACQTSPEDPAQALEKLQKELEDLRNAANERDEFLKLSQRIQADFENYQKRIKRDRECWEKYKDEDLLKALIPAFDNLDRALKIECKSDDAKCLLDGVGLSKQEILRIMEKHGVKLIKTMDEKFNPNYHEVVNAKESSDKPDGIIIEEIVKGFMLYDRVIRPAKVVIAASKKKPADPKAPETPNC; encoded by the coding sequence ATGAAAAAGAAACCTGAAGAACCCAAGGAACAACAACCTGTAATCCCGTCCGAAGAAGCGGCTCCGCAGATGCCCGGTATCCCGCCCAAAATCCCTCGGCCAAACTCTGGGCAGATCCAAGAGCAACCCGAAAATGGCAAGGCCTGCCAAACGTCACCGGAAGACCCGGCCCAGGCGCTGGAAAAACTCCAGAAGGAATTAGAAGACCTGCGCAATGCAGCCAATGAGCGCGACGAATTCCTGAAGCTGTCCCAGCGCATCCAGGCGGACTTTGAGAATTACCAGAAACGTATCAAGCGCGACCGGGAATGCTGGGAAAAATACAAGGATGAGGATTTACTCAAAGCACTTATCCCGGCATTTGACAACCTGGATCGGGCACTTAAGATAGAGTGTAAATCCGACGATGCTAAATGCCTACTGGACGGCGTCGGCTTGAGCAAACAGGAAATATTACGGATAATGGAAAAACACGGGGTCAAGCTGATAAAAACCATGGACGAGAAATTCAACCCTAATTACCACGAGGTAGTCAACGCCAAAGAGTCTTCCGATAAACCGGACGGCATTATTATCGAAGAGATTGTCAAAGGATTCATGCTTTATGACCGAGTCATCCGCCCAGCCAAGGTGGTAATCGCGGCCAGCAAAAAGAAACCGGCTGACCCTAAGGCACCCGAAACGCCGAATTGTTAA
- a CDS encoding zinc ribbon domain-containing protein, translating to MPTYDYECPKCNHKFEHFQGINDAVLKQCPKCKRTGLRRLIGSGSALIFKGSGFYITDYCNKSTSYTEAKKKDEASAPAPKPEIKTDKPAPKESKKPSNTKDKK from the coding sequence ATGCCAACATACGATTACGAATGCCCCAAGTGTAACCATAAATTCGAGCATTTCCAAGGCATTAATGACGCCGTTCTAAAGCAGTGCCCCAAGTGCAAGCGAACCGGGCTAAGACGCCTGATTGGTTCAGGCAGCGCCCTGATATTCAAGGGTTCGGGGTTTTATATCACCGATTATTGCAATAAAAGCACATCCTACACCGAAGCCAAGAAGAAGGATGAAGCCTCCGCTCCGGCGCCAAAACCGGAAATCAAGACTGATAAACCCGCGCCTAAGGAATCCAAGAAGCCGTCTAACACCAAAGACAAAAAATAA
- a CDS encoding benzoate-CoA ligase family protein gives MKPINYPAKLNVAPELLTENVAKRANKVAIYCEDQKVTFKQLDENVNRFANVLKNLGLKPQDRILLILPDRPAFYYAFLGSIKYGVVPIPTNTTLKKEDFQFMLEDSESKAIVTTSDSEAAGIQGKNLKHILLADKGLDELMAKASPAAEACPSSSNDIAFWLYSSGSTGKPKGVPHRHLDILYTADTFAKEVLKITEKDIIFSASKLFFAYGLGNNLSFPLRFGASAVLMPGKPSPENVMAALAKYKPTAFFGVPTLFNSMLKKLDKDCLSSVRICTSAGEALPPEIYSKWKEATGLEALDGIGSTEALHIFISNFPNDVKPGTSGKVVPGYEAKIVDDSGNELGSGKTGYLIIKGQSITPGYWKRPDDNAEKMLPDGWFKTGDMYQLDNGYFSYQGRGDDMLKVGGIWVSPIEIENVLLQNKMVSDCAVVGQLVEGLTKPFAYVVPQPSMSKTQAEAEKILQFVQERLPKYKWPWQVFFVDELPRTSTGKVQRFKLRGRVNP, from the coding sequence ATGAAACCTATTAATTATCCCGCAAAACTCAATGTCGCCCCTGAATTGCTCACGGAAAACGTAGCCAAGCGGGCCAACAAGGTGGCCATCTACTGCGAAGACCAAAAAGTAACCTTCAAACAGCTTGACGAAAACGTTAATCGTTTCGCCAACGTTCTGAAGAACCTGGGCCTCAAGCCGCAGGACCGCATCCTCCTGATATTGCCGGACCGGCCGGCATTTTATTACGCATTCCTGGGCAGCATCAAATACGGCGTCGTGCCCATCCCCACCAATACCACCCTGAAAAAGGAAGACTTCCAGTTCATGCTCGAAGACAGCGAATCTAAAGCCATCGTAACCACTTCGGACAGCGAAGCCGCCGGCATCCAGGGCAAAAACCTTAAGCATATCCTGCTGGCTGACAAAGGGCTTGATGAACTGATGGCCAAGGCGTCGCCCGCGGCCGAAGCCTGCCCTTCATCCTCCAACGATATCGCTTTCTGGCTCTACAGCTCCGGCAGCACCGGCAAACCCAAAGGCGTGCCCCACCGCCATCTCGATATACTTTACACGGCCGACACCTTCGCCAAAGAGGTGCTCAAGATAACGGAAAAGGACATAATTTTCTCGGCCAGCAAGCTCTTCTTCGCTTATGGCCTGGGCAACAACCTTTCTTTCCCGCTCAGGTTCGGCGCTTCAGCCGTGCTAATGCCCGGCAAACCGTCGCCGGAAAACGTTATGGCGGCTCTGGCTAAATACAAACCGACCGCATTCTTCGGCGTGCCGACCCTGTTCAATTCCATGCTCAAGAAGCTGGACAAAGACTGCCTGAGCTCGGTGCGCATATGCACTTCGGCCGGCGAAGCCCTGCCACCGGAGATTTACAGCAAATGGAAAGAAGCCACCGGCCTCGAGGCGCTGGACGGCATCGGCTCGACCGAGGCGCTGCACATATTCATCTCTAATTTCCCCAACGACGTCAAACCAGGCACCTCCGGCAAGGTCGTGCCCGGCTACGAAGCCAAGATAGTCGACGATTCCGGCAACGAGCTCGGCTCGGGCAAAACCGGATACCTGATTATCAAAGGGCAAAGTATCACCCCCGGTTACTGGAAACGGCCCGACGACAACGCCGAAAAGATGCTGCCGGACGGCTGGTTCAAAACCGGAGATATGTACCAGCTCGATAACGGTTATTTTTCCTACCAGGGCCGCGGCGACGATATGCTCAAGGTCGGCGGTATCTGGGTTTCGCCCATCGAAATCGAGAACGTCCTGCTCCAGAACAAGATGGTCTCGGACTGCGCCGTGGTCGGCCAGCTGGTCGAAGGGCTGACCAAGCCGTTCGCTTACGTGGTGCCCCAGCCGAGTATGTCCAAAACCCAGGCCGAGGCCGAAAAGATTCTCCAGTTCGTCCAGGAACGCCTGCCCAAATACAAATGGCCCTGGCAGGTTTTCTTCGTGGATGAACTGCCCCGAACCAGCACCGGCAAGGTCCAACGGTTCAAGCTGCGCGGGCGGGTTAATCCTTAA